The Halanaerobiales bacterium genome includes the window GAAAGTAGAGTGTTTTGCTTATATTTTTAATTATTTTTGTCAGTTGAGATAATTTTATTGCTATTTAGTTGAAATAGAAATAAAAAATGATAAAATAATTTATAAAGAAATTTAGATGTTACTAAAAAAGGGTGAAATTAATGTTTAAAAAAAGAAATATAATTTTATTTGTTATCATTATAACATTATCAATAACAATAGTTGGTTGTCAATCAAGTGAAAAAGATAAAACTAACATAAATTCGGGAAATAACATCACAAAAGAAAAAAGCAGTGAATTTTTGATGGATACCAAAGTTGATATGCAGGTTTATGGTGAAAAAGCTCAGGAAGTTATAAATAATTCTTTTGTAAGAATGAGAGAAATTGAAAATGAAATGAGTAAAAATATTAAAAAAAGTGAAATTAGTAAAATAAATAATAATGCTGCTAATCAGTGGGTAAGAGTTTCTAAAGATACCTTTAAAGTAATAGAAAAAGCTTTAGAATATGCGAGATTGACTAATGGTAGATTTGATCCTACAATTGGGCCTTTAGTTGAACTTTGGGGTATAGGCACAAGTGAAGCCAGGATACCTTCTGCCGGTGAAATTGAAAAAACTAAGAAATTAGTGAATTATAAAAATCTAAAATTAAATAAAGAAGATAATAGTATCAAATTTGAAAAAGAAAATATGAAAATTGATTTAGGTGGAATTGCCAAAGGTTATGCTGCTGATGAAGTAAGAAATATAGTAAAAAATGCAGGAATAGGAAGTGCTTATGTAAACTTAGGGGGGAATGTTCTAGTAATTGGTGGTAAAGAAGATGGTACTCCCTGGAAAATTGGTATACAGGATCCCCGGGAGGCTAGAGGTTCGGTAATGGCCAGTCTGGAAATAAGGGACAAGACTGTTGTTACATCCGGTAATTATGAAAGATATTTTAGAAAAGATGGAGTTCTATATCATCATATTTTAAATCCTGAAACTGGCAAACCAAGCAGAAATGAACTTCTTAGTGTAAGCATTATTTCTAAAG containing:
- a CDS encoding FAD:protein FMN transferase; the protein is MFKKRNIILFVIIITLSITIVGCQSSEKDKTNINSGNNITKEKSSEFLMDTKVDMQVYGEKAQEVINNSFVRMREIENEMSKNIKKSEISKINNNAANQWVRVSKDTFKVIEKALEYARLTNGRFDPTIGPLVELWGIGTSEARIPSAGEIEKTKKLVNYKNLKLNKEDNSIKFEKENMKIDLGGIAKGYAADEVRNIVKNAGIGSAYVNLGGNVLVIGGKEDGTPWKIGIQDPREARGSVMASLEIRDKTVVTSGNYERYFRKDGVLYHHILNPETGKPSRNELLSVSIISKDSFEADVLSTSAFILGRKEAYDFIKHREGIEAIFVTKNNNVYLTPGLKGKVEILDSDFKLTEGD